A stretch of Henckelia pumila isolate YLH828 chromosome 4, ASM3356847v2, whole genome shotgun sequence DNA encodes these proteins:
- the LOC140864343 gene encoding uncharacterized protein, whose protein sequence is MGRKPSESESTRWGILILFLMGLISCSMVYIFMSSIMSLRPSASVKMESLVSESGENSRMGQNGGDCCGGIEGVELWGSAVKWGSDFKFNTSVECCKACTAMCTGTDGPCLCDTWVFCGNKEACGEKFGECWLKKQKDVLVPDKHEAGKKVMWTSGIVFGRGEGIVGLETDYGTLHIKLLPHCSPHSVAYILELLALRHCAGCHFYRAENRGQSWDVKGNHIQDASYGPPFALIQGTLEAQGTTFNKIQMEHCPTVKRGSVAWVGSGPEFFISLANHEEWRNSYTVFGSVLPEDMVIAEKIAQLPAKLDVWNNVNVSVLEKTVPLRLQRIKIGNGDLNVSDE, encoded by the exons ATGGGTCGCAAGCCAAGCGAATCCGAATCCACTCGGTGGGGCATACTGATCCTCTTCTTGATGGGTTTGATCTCTTGCTCCATGGTTTACATTTTCATGTCATCTATAATGAGTTTGAGGCCATCGGCCAGTGTTAAAATGGAGTCTTTGGTGTCTGAAAGTGGAGAAAATTCAAGAATGGGACAAAATGGTGGGGATTGTTGTGGAGGGATTGAGGGTGTAGAGTTGTGGGGGTCTGCTGTGAAATGGGGCTCAGACTTTAAGTTCAATACTTCTGTAGAATGCTGTAAAGCCTGTACGGCTATGTGTACAGGGACAGATGGGCCTTGTCTCTGTGATACATGGGTTTTTTGTGGGAACAAGGAAGCTTGTGGGGAGAAATTTGGTGAG tGCTGGCTGAAGAAACAGAAGGATGTCTTAGTTCCTGATAAGCATGAGGCTGGGAAAAAAGTAATGTGGACATCAGGCATTGTTTTTGGGAGAGGAGAG GGTATAGTTGGCTTAGAGACGGATTATGGTACCCTTCACATCAAG CTTTTACCCCACTGTTCTCCACATTCAGTTGCATACATTCTGGAGTTGTTGGCACTGCGACATTGTGCAGGTTGCCATTTTTATAGGGCAGAAAATCGGGGTCAATCCTGGGATGTCAAAGGAAACCACATTCAAGAT GCTTCTTATGGTCCTCCATTTGCCCTTATCCAAGGAACTCTTGAAGCACAAGGAACGACGTTCAACAAGATTCAAATGGAGCACTGCCCCACTGTAAAAAGGGGTTCTGTTGCTTGGGTTGGTTCCGGCCCTGAATTCTTCATAAGCTTAGCGAATCATGAAGAGTGGAGAAATTCATACACCGTATTTGGTTCTGTACTTCCCGAAGACATGGTGATAGCCGAGAAAATCGCTCAGCTCCCTGCAAAACTAGATGTTTGGAACAATGTTAACGTCTCGGTTTTAGAAAAGACGGTACCTTTGAGACTTCAGAGAATCAAGATTGGTAACGGTGATCTAAATGTTAGTGATGAATAG